Genomic segment of Sporocytophaga myxococcoides:
TTGTTTCTGAGATTGATGGTGTAGTAACATATGGTGGTATTAAGAGGGGTAACAGAGAAATCTTTATCGAATCTAAAGATGGTGTAAGAAAGAAATACTTAGTGCCTCTTTCTAAGCATATCTTGGTTCAGGATAATGACTTTGTCAAAGCAGGTTATCCATTATCAGATGGAGCTATTACTCCTTCAGATATCCTTGCAATCAAAGGTCCTACTGCGGTTCAGGAATATCTCGTAAATGAAATTCAGGAGGTTTACAGACTTCAAGGTGTAAAAATCAATGATAAGCATTGCGAAGTTATAGTAAGACAAATGATGCAGAAAGTAGAGATCATTGAAGCTGGTGACACTAACTTCCTTCAAAATCAGGTTGTCGATAAATTCACATTCAGAGAAGAAAATGACAGTGTACTTGACAAGAAGGTTGTAGTAGATGCAGGTGATTCTGAAACTCTAAAACCAGGTATGATTGTTACTGCAAGAAGATTGAGAGATGAAAATTCAAGCCTTAAGAGGAAAGATATGAAACTTGTCACTGTAAGAGATGCAGAGGCTGCTGTTTCAAGACCAACTCTTCAAGGTATTACTCAGGCTTCTTTGGGTACGGAAAGCTTTATCTCTGCGGCATCGTTCCAGGAAACTACAAAAGTACTGAGCGAGGCTTCAATCAGAGGAAAAGTAGATTATCTTCAAGGTCTGAAAGAAAATGTTATTGTTGGTCACTTGATCCCTGCAGGTACAGGACAGAGAGAGTATCAGTCTTACATTGTAGGATCTAAGGAAGAATACGATCAACTTGTTGCTTCTAAAGAGGCTTTTCATCAGGCTTCAAAGAAGGAAGAACTTCAGGAGAAATAGTGTTTTAGTATAGAATTATTAAGACCTTAGGCATTCAGCATAATTGAAGTCTAAGGTCTTATTTTTTATATCAGTTTTAGAATTTAATTTAAAAAAACATGGCAGACGATAAAAAGAAAAATCAACATGCTGAGCAGAATCAGATTAACATAGAATTAACTGAGGAAATTGCGGAAGGTGTATATTCTAATCTGGCAATGATTGCTCATTCTAATAGTGAGTTTGTTATTGATTTTATCAGATTAATGCCTGGTGTACCTAAGGCAAAGGTAAAAGCCAGGATTGTAATTACTCCAGAGCATGCCAAAAGATTGGTTGTAGCCTTGAAAGAAAATGTAAAAAAATATGAAGAGGCTTTTGGAGAAATTAACAATACAGAAGATTTTCCCAGATTCCCTATGAATTTTGGTGGCACAATGGGAGAAGCCTGAATTCATTATTTATTCAATAATCAAAAAATAATTAATTAAGGTTGTTGTAAATATCTATAAATTAGCTAGATTCGCTTCTCTTTGTTGTGGTTGACATAGAGAATGGGTCTTTCAAACAGCAAAAAGCTCCCCGGAATTTCCGGGGAGCTTTTTTTATATATACAGCAGTCCTGAACCAATATTTTTTCAGGCAGGTTTTTTATATATGAGAAAGGGATGAGAGGTACTAATATGAATAAAAAAAAGTCCTTCTGGCCATGGATATTCGTTCTTGTATTTATCCTTGTAGGATCATGGATATATATCAAGATGTCAACGAGAGATGTGAATCAGTCAGGTAAAGCAGAAGAAATTGTTATTTATGAACCTTTTCCTGTTGATAGCGATAAGGCCGATGTTAATTCTCTTCCAAGAAATTTTAACAAGGAAGAAAGAGTCATCGACTTCCTTGAATACGTAAATTCAAAAAAAACAAAAAAATCTATTGGAAAAGATAATGTAGTAACACTTCAGGCTATTGTAAAGATGTCGCAAGCATTAAATGCTATTAGTACAGAGAATAAACGTAATGCGGAAGTTGTAGAGAAACTAAAAGAGTTTAATGGAAAGGTAAATGATATAATAAAAAATCCAGCTCTTACAGATAGTCCGAGTGATTTGAAAAAAATATTTACTTCTACTTCAGAGATTGTAACAGAAATTCAGAAGGAAAATTATCCTTCGCTCGTTAAAGAGTCCAGAAGGATAAGTAATATGGCAAGCTCTATATCTCCGGACAAATCTGTAGTAGCACAGCAAAATAAAGTTGAGGATTTTTTTGTTGAGGTAGCAGATATTATTGACGAAATGGAGCAGCCATCATAAAGGAGGTGTATAATGGAAGATGAGATGGAATGGAAGAGACATTTAGTGCGCTTTAGTGGTTTGAAGCACAGCAATCTGGTAGACGAAGAAAGTTTTCTCGGATATGTGGTTGTTAATGACAAAGGTGAAACCTTGGGAAAAGTATCAGATCTCATTATTGATCCAATCGAAGGAAAAACTAAGTTCATTGATATTTTAACCAGCAAGGAATTTAGTCATGGAGGAGGAGAGCGACATTTATTTATTGCCTTGAATCATTGTGAGTTTAGTATACCGTTGCAGAGTCTTCTCTTAAGAGGAATTGACAGAGATCTTTTATTAAAGTTCCCAATAGTAAAAGGAGGTATAATAACTTTGGATTATGAACATACGCTCAGAGAGGTTCTCAGTCCGGAAAGCCCATTGGAATCAATTAAGAGGGGGTATTATAAAGAAATAACAGATGAACCAGGCCTGTTTGATCCATCACTTCTTGCGCCAAATCCCGACCATTATTTTAGTAGCCCTAATCCTTAGTAGGAATAGACTGAAAAAAGAAGAGGTAGATTTTTACATCAACCTCTTCTTTTAATACTATTTTTCTGCAAGTTTATTTCGATTAAGAAACTTGCCGTATGCGATCTTGTATTCTTCAATATCAGGAGAAAGTTTTAAAGCTGTTTCATAACATTCAAGAGCGTTTAATAGTAGGTTTTGATCTTCATAAAAGGTTGCCAGAATTATTTTATTTAAAGCAGTTTCTTCATTCAGATTAGCTTTTAATTCATCTGCTTCTTTACTTACTTTGGCAGCTTTATCTTCCGGAAGATACTTAAAAGAATATCCTTCGAATTTTGCAAAACGCTCAGCCCCCTTTGTTTCAATCTGATATCCGTATACTTTGTCTTTTTGTATATTTAGTTTGCTGAAATCAAGTATTACAAAATTATTTTCAACCTCTATGCTATATACTGGTTCATCAAAGAGATTTTTAACAGTTACTGCGTAGCTTTTGGCTCCAGCAACAGGCTTCCATTTTAATAGTACTGGTAATCCGATTACGAAAGATTCTTTTGGAGCAAGTACTTTAATAGCAGGAACATCCCTTTCCACTGATCCGGTAACATCCATATACTTATGTCTGTTAGAAGCCATATTTTCAGAACCACCGTTCGAGATTTCGCTCGTAACATAATCCACATATTTTTTGGTTATAGAGCTATTCTGTGCTGCAACTTCACCATTCAGTTTTGCTACTTCGTATACACCGGCCTTTTTTATTTCAATGGTTTTGCCACTTTTATGAACCAGCCCTATATATCCGTTTTCGTCTATTGAAAGTTTATCATCTTTTAATAGTTTTTTACCTGGAGTAATTGCCTTCCATTCACTTGAACCGGACGATGCATATTTGTTTGCCCCTTTGGTAGCTAAGACGGTAAAGAGATTATCCTGTGAAAAAACAGTTGTCGAAATGAAAAATAATAAGGAAATAATTTGTAAAGCTTTAGTTTTCATAAGCTTGTCCTTTTTTGAATATGTGTAAAATTAGCAAATGTTTCTTGTATTTTTTTATTAAAGGGATAAAAACGCTGTAATATAATTCAGTCATGTTTCCAGTCAAGAATAATGCCACTGTAGCGAGGGTAAAATCGATTTTATAGTTATATCGATGAAATATCATAATTACCAGGAAAATCATAAGTATAGCCTCGAGTAAAGTAAGGAACAAACTTGCCCCGTCATACCAATGACCTAGTTTCAAAAAAAGGTATGAAAATAAGGCAATGTTTAGAAAGATGATTATAAAGTTGACAATTAGAGTGAAAAGCCATCCTGCATTATTGACATAATTGCCATTTAAAATCATAGATATTTTATTGGCATGTATAACTACCCCATACATATCCGGGTTTGCTTTTCCTATATAGTTAATATTTAATGGGGTAAAAAATCGATCTTCCCACGTAATTTTCTCGAAATTAGGTCCAAGATATCCCATAAGTACAATTTTATCTTTCATAAAAGATAAATCTTCCATTTCAAAAATCTGACCTACATCAAGAGCAAAATATTTTATAGATGCGTTAGGATTAACATCTCCATGGATTTCAATATTTCCTGCATAGTTGATAACCTCAACTGTATCTTTCCTTTTCAACAAGTCATTTACAGCTGCAGGATTAATATATCCTGCTAGTTTTGCAGCAAAATCAAGCTCTATAGTATCAATCTGCCTTTCAAAATAGATATTGTTGTCAGGTCCATACTGTCTTACTTTCTTTCTGTAAACCTCATATTTACTGAACTCCCTTGATGTTTTGAATTTATCATACCCCTCTGAGATCATATTGGACATGCCTGTTTCTGCATATTGGCAGAACATAGGATGACTTGTTTCAAGGCTGTCACAAATGTTACCATCACATTTGCTCACTTTACTGACCAGAACTAAATTTTTTACTTTTGAAAAAGCATTTGCAAGCAATGAATCTCCTTCTTTGTCTTTGGGCTTTCTGAAAAAAGCATCGATACCAATAACTCTTGGATTAAATGCATTGATTTTATTAAGCATTTCTGCAATCCCTGCTCTGTCAAGTTCACCAATATTAACTAAAACAATATTAGTGTCAGCTTTTTCACCTTCTTTAAATTGGGAAAAGTAAAGGTCCGTAATCTGAAAGTCTCCAAGTGTTTTAGATACCGGATTTAATACATCTGAATTAATTTCAATTTGGGATAGGATCCAAAGGACTATCATTGTAAAAATGGTGGCACCTACAGAGTCTCGTAAAATCTTCCTTTTCATAAAGCGAAGGGGAATTTCAATGGATACATTTAGTAAAAATAACTTTTTTCCTGATTTTAAATTGGAATATTTTTAGTCAGTAATTTATTTGCAGGCATGTCTCAAAGAAAAAACCGACTGGACCTTAAGTCGTATTACGATGGAATTTTAAACGGGGATAGATTAATTCTTTCAAAAGCTATTACTTTAATAGAAAGTTCTTTACCGGAAGACCAGGAACTGGCAGATCTCCTTATTCAGAAAATATTACCTCATTCTGGAAAATCCCTGAGATTGGGAATAACAGGTGTGCCTGGAGCAGGTAAAAGTGCTTTTATAGAAAGCTTTGGCAGTATGCTTGTAAATACAGGCATGAAAATCGCTGTTCTTCCGATCGACCCTTCAAGCAGATATAGCAAAGGAAGTATTTTAGGTGATAAAACAAGGATGGAAAAACTTTCTTCTCATCCAAATGCTTTTATCCGACCTTCTGCATCTGGGGGTATGCTTGGGGGAGTGACATCCAGAACGCAGGAGGCTATTCTCCTTTGCGAAGCAGCAGGGTTTAATTTAATATTTATTGAGACTGTTGGCGTTGGACAGTCAGAGGTAAAGATCTCTGATTTGACGGACCTCGTATTGCTTTTGTTGGTGGCTGGTACTGGAGACGAACTTCAGACACTTAAAAAAGGAATTATGGAAGTGGCAGATATATTTATCGTGTCAAAAACTGATGGTGAAAATATGGAAAGAGCCTTAGAATATGCCAAAGGAATAAAGCAAAGTCTTAGTTATTTATCGAAGGATTCCGTACAAGTGTTCAATTGTTCTTCAGAAACTCAATATGGACTTGAAGAAATTTGGGATTACATCAAAAAAGCTGAAAGTAACAGCAGGCATGATGGAAGCCTGAATCAAAGAAGAATGCAACAAAATTACTTCTGGTTAGTTGGAATAATCGATCAGATGCTTCACAATGAGTTTTATAAAAATGAAGAAGTTCAAAATAACTTCATAATCATGAAAGATTCCGTAATGAAGGGAGAAATTTCAGCTCAGGAAGCGGCTAAACAGTTATTTAATATTTTTAAGGGAAAAGGACATTAAAGAATATATTTTGATATTTTTACAACACCAGGATGTTAATTTAAATTGAAAAAGGATGATTAAACAATCTTACAGCTACACAGATCAGGAACAAGTAATCTGGACAACTCTTTATAGCAGAATTATTCAATTCTTGCCTGAAACTGCCGATGATATGGTTTTGCAAGGCATCAAAAGAATAGGCTTTCCGGCTGATCAAATTCCCGATTTTGAAGATCTGAATAAAAAAATAAAAACCTTTTCGGACTGGGAAATTGTACCATTGGAAAATATGGTTGAGGATAAAGAATTTATCGGTATGCTTGCAAGCAAAAAATATCCTTGCAGAACTTGGATAAGAAGTCTTGAGCAAACAGAACAAGAAGAGGATGTCTATGACATTTTTCATGATGTGATTGGGCATACGCCTCTATTAACCATACCATCATATTGCGAGTATCTGACAGGGCTTGGAAAACTCGCACTTGAATATCTTGAAAATGATAATGCCATTTCTTTGCTTAAAAGAGTATACTGGCATTCGATTCAGTTTGGCATAAAAGCTTCGAAACAAACTCTAAAAATATATGGCGCTCACCTGTTGTCTTCAAGAAGCGAAACGGCTTATTCTTTGAGTGCAGGGGTTCCAAAATATGATTTCAATGTAGCCAAGATGATGGAAACCCCCTATATCAAGAACAGATTTCAAGAAAGATATTTTGTAATTAATAATTATGAAGAGCTATTCAATAGTTTGGACCTTGTGAAAAAGGAATTGAAGAATAGAATATAAGTTGTTGAATGGATACCTCTTTGTTTAAGTCCGTGCGTTTTTCACAGACTACAATTACAGAATTAATGATACCCTCCTATGCAAATTTCGGAGGTAAAATACATGGGGGAATACTTCTTTCCCTCATGGATAAAGTTGCATACGCATGTGCAGCCAAGCATTCTGGTGCATATTGCGTAACAGTTGCTGTTGATAATGTAGAATTCTTACAACCGGTTGAAGTTGGGGATCTGGTATCTTTGCATGCATCTGTTAATTATGTCGGTAATACTTCTCTGATTATTGGCATAAAAGTGATAGCAGAAAATGTCACAATAGGAAGTGTAAAGCATACTAATACTTCATACTTTACAATGGTTGCTAAAAACCTTGAAGGAAAGTTGCAGGAAATTCCAGGTCTTGTGCTTGAAACAAGAGAAGAGGTCAGGAGATATCTTGAAGCAATTAAAAGAAAAGAACTTAAGTTTCAGTACAAGGAACAGCTTAATAATGAGAAGTCAAATCTGGCTATTGATGAAGAATTGTATAAGCTGGAAAAAGAAAGGTGTGTCCTGAACCTTAATAATGACACAAATCCGACTACATGAATACAGTAAACAAAGAATCTCCTAAGAAAATTATTCTTATCCTCATTTCTTTCTTTTTTGGCTGGTTTGGAATTGACCGATTCATATTAGGCTATAAATACTGGTGGGTGAAGCTCCTGACTTTTGCAGGTTTTGGCATATGGTGGTTTGCAGATCTAGTGATGATTACCTTTTCTATATTAAAACCAACCAAAAGGGAAGTGTAATTTCATGAATATTGGTTTGTTATAGAAGACTTAAATGACTTTATAAGGGAAGTAAATTTTAAATTCAGTTCCTTTTCCTTTTTCGCTGAATGCTTCAATTTTCCCCCCTGCATTTTCTATTATTCTTTTCACAATATACAATCCGACTCCTGACCCATCTACATGGTCATGCAGGCGCTTAAACATGCCAAAGATTTTACCTTTATCTTTTTCTTCAAAACCAAGTCCGTTGTCCTTAATAGAAATCACCGCATAATTTCCTTCAATCCACGATTTAATAAAAATCTCAGGTTTCCTCTCAGACGATTGATACTTAATAGCATTACTGATAAGATTGAATAAAATGCTTTTAAAGTTTTTTCTGCTGAACGAAATTCTTCTACACTGACTGAAGTCTGCATCTATAATTGCTTCAGATCCAACTATCATTTCTAAAAGAGTAAATTTTATATCTTCAAGGAAATCTTCAAATTCAACAATGGTTTCGTCTTCATTAAAGTTTTTCTGAATTTTTGAAATTTCTGTTAAGTCTTTAATAGTTTCTTTAAATCTTAAAATACTAACCTTCATTAATCCGATGATAAATTTGATATCATCGTTTTCAGCATCAATCTGAAGATCAAGAGAGGCAATAAGACCTTCTATATTTGAAATTGGAGCTTTCAGATCGTGAGATGCAGTGTACACAAAATTGTCAAGATCAGTATTGATTTTTTCTAACGCTTCATTTTTTTTGATAAGTTCTTCAGTTCTTTCCCTCACTCT
This window contains:
- a CDS encoding DUF3467 domain-containing protein — encoded protein: MADDKKKNQHAEQNQINIELTEEIAEGVYSNLAMIAHSNSEFVIDFIRLMPGVPKAKVKARIVITPEHAKRLVVALKENVKKYEEAFGEINNTEDFPRFPMNFGGTMGEA
- a CDS encoding PRC-barrel domain-containing protein yields the protein MEDEMEWKRHLVRFSGLKHSNLVDEESFLGYVVVNDKGETLGKVSDLIIDPIEGKTKFIDILTSKEFSHGGGERHLFIALNHCEFSIPLQSLLLRGIDRDLLLKFPIVKGGIITLDYEHTLREVLSPESPLESIKRGYYKEITDEPGLFDPSLLAPNPDHYFSSPNP
- a CDS encoding CHASE2 domain-containing protein; amino-acid sequence: MKRKILRDSVGATIFTMIVLWILSQIEINSDVLNPVSKTLGDFQITDLYFSQFKEGEKADTNIVLVNIGELDRAGIAEMLNKINAFNPRVIGIDAFFRKPKDKEGDSLLANAFSKVKNLVLVSKVSKCDGNICDSLETSHPMFCQYAETGMSNMISEGYDKFKTSREFSKYEVYRKKVRQYGPDNNIYFERQIDTIELDFAAKLAGYINPAAVNDLLKRKDTVEVINYAGNIEIHGDVNPNASIKYFALDVGQIFEMEDLSFMKDKIVLMGYLGPNFEKITWEDRFFTPLNINYIGKANPDMYGVVIHANKISMILNGNYVNNAGWLFTLIVNFIIIFLNIALFSYLFLKLGHWYDGASLFLTLLEAILMIFLVIMIFHRYNYKIDFTLATVALFLTGNMTELYYSVFIPLIKKYKKHLLILHIFKKGQAYEN
- the meaB gene encoding methylmalonyl Co-A mutase-associated GTPase MeaB produces the protein MSQRKNRLDLKSYYDGILNGDRLILSKAITLIESSLPEDQELADLLIQKILPHSGKSLRLGITGVPGAGKSAFIESFGSMLVNTGMKIAVLPIDPSSRYSKGSILGDKTRMEKLSSHPNAFIRPSASGGMLGGVTSRTQEAILLCEAAGFNLIFIETVGVGQSEVKISDLTDLVLLLLVAGTGDELQTLKKGIMEVADIFIVSKTDGENMERALEYAKGIKQSLSYLSKDSVQVFNCSSETQYGLEEIWDYIKKAESNSRHDGSLNQRRMQQNYFWLVGIIDQMLHNEFYKNEEVQNNFIIMKDSVMKGEISAQEAAKQLFNIFKGKGH
- a CDS encoding phenylalanine 4-monooxygenase, which encodes MIKQSYSYTDQEQVIWTTLYSRIIQFLPETADDMVLQGIKRIGFPADQIPDFEDLNKKIKTFSDWEIVPLENMVEDKEFIGMLASKKYPCRTWIRSLEQTEQEEDVYDIFHDVIGHTPLLTIPSYCEYLTGLGKLALEYLENDNAISLLKRVYWHSIQFGIKASKQTLKIYGAHLLSSRSETAYSLSAGVPKYDFNVAKMMETPYIKNRFQERYFVINNYEELFNSLDLVKKELKNRI
- a CDS encoding acyl-CoA thioesterase translates to MDTSLFKSVRFSQTTITELMIPSYANFGGKIHGGILLSLMDKVAYACAAKHSGAYCVTVAVDNVEFLQPVEVGDLVSLHASVNYVGNTSLIIGIKVIAENVTIGSVKHTNTSYFTMVAKNLEGKLQEIPGLVLETREEVRRYLEAIKRKELKFQYKEQLNNEKSNLAIDEELYKLEKERCVLNLNNDTNPTT
- a CDS encoding TM2 domain-containing protein, coding for MNTVNKESPKKIILILISFFFGWFGIDRFILGYKYWWVKLLTFAGFGIWWFADLVMITFSILKPTKREV